From the bacterium genome, the window TTGAAACAAATGCCTTGTACACCGAGCATGGGTGCGCCGCCATACTCCTGATAGTCAAAAATCTTGCGGATCCCGTCAAAGGTCGGCTTCATCATCACCGCACCGAGCTGCGAAAAGATGTATTTGCGGCTGAGGCGGCGCAGATTCGATGTGAACATGCTCAGGAGACTTTCGCCGAACTTTAGCACCACATTGCCAACGAAGCCATCGCAGACCACTACATTGGCCGCACCGTGCAAGAGATCGCCGCCCTCGACATTGCCGATAAAATTGAGATTGGAGGAGGAAAGCAGCCTATAGGCCTGCTGTGTCATCTCGTTGCCTTTGATCGACTCATGGCCGATGTTGAGCAAACCGACGCTCGGGCGCGCCACATCGAAAAGCGAACTGTAATAGGTGCTGGCCATGATAGCGAATTGGACCAGATCCTGGGGTTTGTTCTCGACATTGGCACCAACATCGAGCAGCAGCATCCGCCCTTTCTCCGTGGGGAGAAAGGTGGTGATCGCCGGCCGGCGGATCCCTTCCATACGCTTGAGCGTGAACAAGGCCGAGGTCATGATGGCGCCGGTGTTGCCAGCGCTGACCACCGCATCGACTTTGCCCTCCTTGTGCAGACGCATGGCTACGGTGATGGATGCATCGCTCTTTTGCTTGACAGCGGTCGCCGGCGCCTCATCCATGGCGATGGCCTGTGAGGCATGCACGACCGACAGGTGCAGATCCTGAATGTGGAAATGACGCTGTAACTGCTGTCGTATTATCGCCTCATCTCCCACCA encodes:
- the plsX gene encoding phosphate acyltransferase PlsX yields the protein MIRIALDAMGGDNAPHDVVHGGVEAARAAKGDLEVVMVGDEAIIRQQLQRHFHIQDLHLSVVHASQAIAMDEAPATAVKQKSDASITVAMRLHKEGKVDAVVSAGNTGAIMTSALFTLKRMEGIRRPAITTFLPTEKGRMLLLDVGANVENKPQDLVQFAIMASTYYSSLFDVARPSVGLLNIGHESIKGNEMTQQAYRLLSSSNLNFIGNVEGGDLLHGAANVVVCDGFVGNVVLKFGESLLSMFTSNLRRLSRKYIFSQLGAVMMKPTFDGIRKIFDYQEYGGAPMLGVQGICFKAHGRSTPRAIRNAILAAKKMADGNINQRIQQEIQACGA